One window from the genome of Paramisgurnus dabryanus chromosome 24, PD_genome_1.1, whole genome shotgun sequence encodes:
- the LOC135721280 gene encoding uncharacterized protein → MEGDSLTLHTDITEIQRDDVIEWSFGHQEICISEVNKEANKISVYDDVLDGRFRDRLQVNDQTGDLIITNITTQHTGLYIITIMNSRVTSHRFSVTVYARLPIPVIYSYCPQNSLLNTKCVLLCSVLNVRDVSLSWYKGNSLLSIISVSDLNIRLSLPLEVEYQDTNTYSCVLNNTITNQTQHLNINHLCQTCSGLSTDDVIVILRVVAAVAPGFLMSVASALMFCIYSKHASTDSDR, encoded by the exons ATGGAGGGAGATTCTCTTACTCTACACACTGATATTACTGAAATACAGAGAGATGATGTGATCGAGTGGAGTTTTGGACATCAAGAGATATGTATATCGGAGGTCAATAAAGAGGCCAATAAGATCTCAGTATATGATGATGTTCTTGATGGGAGATTCAGAGACAGACTGCAGGTGAATGatcagactggagatctcaTCATCACAAACATCACAACTCAACACACTGGACTTTATATAATAACCATTATGAACAGCAGAGTGACCTCACACAGATTCAGTGTTACTGTCTATG CTCGTCTGCCCATTCCTGTCATCTATAGCTACTGTCCACAAAACTCTTTAttaaacacaaaatgtgttttgttgTGTTCAGTGTTGAATGTGAGAGATGTGAGTCTGTCCTGGTACAAAGGAAACAGTTTATTGTCCATCATCAGTGTGTCTGATCTCAACATCAGACTCTCTCTACCTCTGGAGGTTGAATATCAggatacaaacacatacagctGTGTACTCAACAATACCATCACAAACCAAACTCAACATCTCAACATCAATCATCTCTGTCAGACGTGTTCAG GTCTCAGTACAGATGATGTCATTGTGATCTTGCGAGTTGTTGCTGCTGTTGCTCCTGGATTTCTGATGTCTGTCGCTTCAGCTCTGATGTTTTGCATCTACAGCAAACACGCATCAACAGA TTCAGACCGGTGA